One Saccharomyces kudriavzevii IFO 1802 strain IFO1802 genome assembly, chromosome: 4 genomic region harbors:
- the SEC5 gene encoding exocyst subunit SEC5 (similar to Saccharomyces cerevisiae SEC5 (YDR166C); ancestral locus Anc_8.357): MDRFQVDDEELLQFYQLKTVNPTHSWAHDSSKLNNEEATTNEIGMESSFDILKDFKYGNQISIDKESKAYLNDESLSYIKDPLNGQEMSKELQHLPNNPTRLKYLVNSKQFNVKAFLRDMHKQDSFNDLNNSLDKLDSDIQDQSVNLKQLVGNNFTKYVKIKNKLDQIYKEFDEKTNEKIQVDSPKENQINVESLNKKVDEVIRTTTFKLKPLMDNYQKILNYQATKKFIERYKFYFNLPKCLKKCLNNNNFNEFMIQYSKGLTICRDFNQNSDTSQSLIIKRIWSQVENLLIIYKDLIWNSLMNSDFNVDQPQETILSLFSKLLNLENFINNNQNENPNGDKNAALSSSENPILRWMSIKLNGFKNDLNELSSHMVNKIIHSQRLISQNNTSQNDIQGCVELSYYLKINQLFQNISDASKDNESLRSTADPNKINTVSGTNYLSLNSQLSSQGLTDSPIIIEMWLLILKYINDLWKICNQFIEFWEHIEKFLDGTYQNSIINEKRKENILIGDSNIIESYQKSLILREEQINDIRLKGEGFISLISQNLLSFFTSSRASLPLSLKEDHAKGIAHSNKDTGSPLDYGFIPPNCNGLSCLRYLPKIVEPILKFSTELAQLSITSNGITICRNTLATIIDRCVGAISSTKLRDISNFYQLENWQVYETVTFSSKSQDNSKSLTFEYGVTQFPEIVTWFQEVSIKATRDLLFAFEKLPIINGISVVSYPSKQLLTGIEIQQIISMEAVLEAILKNAAKDKDNPRNSHTILTLTNLQYIRECAFPNILQYFDDAFEWNLTSKNLELFSLLSKMESSIFGNYLSDLKINLRDTLEEKFHEINWPMYTSNSFRVGDYIIEALMILIVVHSECFRIGPQMIHKILIETQIFIARYLFEAFKPYVGNLSNDGSLQIIVDLEFFQRVMGPLLEKDTEATLRACLQNCFQNDTSRLKKCIDEIEPIVSANLKRTAVQFAAFN; this comes from the coding sequence ATGGATAGATTTCAAGTcgacgatgaagaattgcTTCAATTTTATCAGTTGAAGACCGTCAATCCAACTCATTCATGGGCACATGATTCCTCAAAACtaaataatgaagaggCTACAACTAATGAAATTGGGATGGAATCATCATTTGACATATTAAAAGACTTTAAATATGGAAATCAGATTAGTATTGACAAAGAATCGAAGGCCTACTTGAATGATGAGTCCTTAAGTTATATCAAAGATCCCCTGAATGGGCAGGAGATGTCCAAAGAACTGCAACATTTGCCAAATAATCCAACAAGGTTGAAGTATCTTGTCAACAGTAAGCAGTTTAATGTCAAAGCCTTTTTGAGAGATATGCACAAACAGGACTCCTTTAACGATTTGAATAACTCATTGGATAAGTTGGACAGTGATATACAGGATCAATCAGTAAATTTGAAACAATTGGTTGGTAATAATTTCACGAAATATGTtaaaattaagaataaactGGACCAAATTTACAAGGAATTTGACGAGAAGACGAATGAAAAGATCCAAGTTGATTCGCCGAAGGAAAATCAGATCAATGTGGAGAGTTTGAATAAAAAGGTCGACGAAGTTATTAGAACAACAACCTTCAAGCTAAAACCGCTAATGGATAACTATCAGAAGATTTTAAATTATCAGGCcaccaaaaaatttattgaacGGTATAAATTTTACTTTAATTTACCCAAatgtttgaagaaatgtttaaataataacaatttCAATGAGTTCATGATTCAGTATTCAAAAGGCCTCACGATCTGCCGTGATTTCAACCAAAATTCGGATACTTCACAATCACTTATCATCAAGAGAATCTGGTCGCAAGtagaaaatttattgattATTTATAAAGATCTGATTTGGAACAGTTTGATGAACTCAGATTTTAACGTGGATCAACCTCAAGAAACAAttttgtctcttttttcaaaactacTGAACTTAGAGAACTTTATCAATAACaatcaaaatgaaaatccAAACGGTGATAAAAACGCTGCCTTGTCGTCAAGTGAAAACCCAATTTTAAGGTGGATGTCAATCAAATTAAATGGTTTTAAAAATGATCTAAACGAGTTATCAAGTCACATGGTAAACAAAATTATTCACTCTCAAAGGCTTATATCACAGAATAATACTAGTCAAAATGATATTCAAGGATGTGTCGAGCTGTCGTATTATTTAAAAATCAACcaattatttcaaaatataaGTGATGCCAGTAAAGATAATGAAAGTTTGAGAAGCACCGCTGACccaaataaaataaatactGTCTCTGGAACTAACTATTTAAGTTTGAACTCCCAATTAAGTTCTCAAGGCTTAACTGATTCTCCAATTATTATCGAAATGTGGCtattaattttgaaatatatcAACGACCTGTGGAAAATTTGCAATCAATTCATAGAATTCTGGGAAcatattgaaaagtttttggATGGGACCTATCAAAACTCTAttataaatgaaaaaaggaaagaaaacattttgATAGGCGATTCAAATATCATTGAATCTTATCAAAAGAGTTTAATTTTAAGGGAAGAACAGATTAACGATATTAGATTAAAGGGTGAGGGATTCATTAGCTTGATTTCACAAAATTTACTATCTTTTTTCACGTCTTCTCGAGCTTCTTTACCTCTATCATTGAAGGAAGATCATGCTAAAGGAATTGCTCACAGCAATAAAGATACCGGTTCGCCCTTGGATTATGGATTTATACCACCAAATTGCAATGGGCTAAGTTGCTTAAGATATCTACCCAAAATTGTGGAGCCcattttgaagttttccaCCGAGTTAGCACAATTGAGTATCACATCTAACGGTATTACTATATGCAGAAATACTCTAGCAACCATAATTGACCGTTGCGTAGGTGCCATATCCTCTACAAAATTGAGAGATATTTCTAACTTTTATCAACTAGAAAATTGGCAGGTTTATGAAACAGTTACGTTCTCAAGTAAATCACAGGACAATAGTAAAAGTTTAACTTTTGAATATGGTGTGACACAATTCCCAGAGATTGTTACTTGGTTTCAAGAAGTCAGTATCAAGGCCACCAGAGACTTGTTATTcgcatttgaaaaattgccaATTATTAACGGAATTTCAGTTGTCAGCTACCCATCAAAGCAATTACTTACAGGCATTgaaattcaacaaattaTCTCAATGGAGGCTGTTTTGGAagcaattttgaaaaatgctGCAAAGGATAAAGACAATCCAAGAAACTCTCATACGATTTTAACATTAACAAATTTACAATATATCAGGGAATGCGCATTTCCGAATATTTTAcaatattttgatgatgCGTTCGAATGGAATCTGACTTCCAAAAACTTGGAACTATTTAGCTTGTTATCTAAGATGGAGTCTTCAATCTTCGGTAATTATCTTTCTGATCTGAAGATTAATTTGAGAGACAcgcttgaagaaaaattccatgAAATAAATTGGCCGATGTAtacatcaaattcattcagGGTAGGCGATTATATCATAGAAGcattgatgattttgattgtTGTTCACAGTGAGTGCTTTAGAATTGGTCCCCAGATGATtcataaaattttgatcGAAACTCAAATTTTCATAGCCAGATACCTCTTCGAAGCATTTAAACCCTATGTGGGTAATCTCTCCAATGATGGATCATTACAAATTATAGTGGATctagaattttttcaaagagttaTGGGTCCTTTATTGGAAAAGGATACCGAGGCTACATTGAGGGCATGTTTACAAAACTGTTTCCAAAACGACACTAGTAGACTAAAGAAATGCATTGATGAAATCGAACCTATTGTATCtgcaaatttgaaaaggacTGCCGTCCAATTTGCTGCATTTAATTAA
- the TAF10 gene encoding Taf10p (similar to Saccharomyces cerevisiae TAF10 (YDR167W); ancestral locus Anc_8.360): MDFEEEYDAEFDDNQEGSLETPFPAATAADNENNANEDGLPGNKQNKKQKRETVVDDGSDNIFGIPEFTRKDKTLEEILEMMDDTPPIIPDAVVDYYLTKNGFDVADVRVKRLLALATQKFVSDIAKDAYEYSRIRSSVAVSNANNSQARARQLLQGQQQPGVQQISQQQHQQNEKTTASKVVLTVSDLSSAVAEYGLNIGRPDFYR, translated from the coding sequence ATGGATTTTGAGGAGGAATACGATGCTGAGTTTGACGACAACCAAGAAGGGTCATTAGAGACCCCTTTCCCAGCGGCAACAGCTGCCGATAATGAGAACAACGCCAATGAAGATGGTCTTCCAGGGAACAAGCAGAacaagaaacagaaaagaGAGACAGTGGTTGATGACGGGAGTGACAACATATTTGGTATTCCCGAAtttacaagaaaagataagACTTTGGAAGAGATTCTAGAGATGATGGACGATACGCCTCCCATCATTCCTGACGCAGTCGTGGATTACTATCTGACCAAAAATGGGTTTGATGTTGCAGATGTACGAGTAAAACGACTTTTAGCATTGGCCACGCAGAAGTTTGTTAGTGATATAGCCAAAGATGCGTATGAGTACTCGAGGATCAGGTCCTCCGTTGCAGTATCGAATGCAAACAATAGTCAAGCCAGAGCTAGGCAGTTATTGCAGGGTCAACAGCAGCCTGGTGTACAGCAGATATCACAgcaacaacatcaacagAACGAGAAGACTACGGCAAGCAAAGTTGTTCTGACAGTGAGCGACCTTAGTAGTGCTGTCGCTGAGTATGGGCTCAATATTGGTCGTCCTGACTTCTACCGCTAG
- the CDC37 gene encoding Hsp90 co-chaperone CDC37 (similar to Saccharomyces cerevisiae CDC37 (YDR168W); ancestral locus Anc_8.361), with protein MAIDYSKWDKIELSDDSDVEVHPNVDKKSFIKWKQQSIHEQRFKRSQDIKNLETQVDMYSHLNKRVDKILSTLSEEDFVDSSAITKFLNANFDKLEKSKGENVDPDISTYNEMVEDLFEQLAKDLGKEGKDFKNPRLLRDAILKHRTKIDSVTVEAKKKLNELYKEKNAHISSDDIHTGFDSSFMNKQKEEAKKLESTSSEARAVSTDSTIINKLAKSSTPQNFIEFKDDPMTLAKETEEFGKISVNDYSKSQKFLLEHLPIISEQQKDALMMKAFEYQLHGDDEMTLQVIHQSELMAYIREIYDLKKIPFLNPMELSNVIKMFFEKVIFNKNKPVGKESFLKSVREKFLHVQKRSKILQQEEMDEANVEGVETIQLKSLDDSTELEVNLPDFNSRDPEEVEKVKIFRTLIPEKMQEAIMTKNLGNINKVFEDIPIEEAEKILEVFNDIDIIGIKAILENEKDFQSLKDQYEQGNEDATMGSLTLSDNENGGKEHEEVKNTAETVD; from the coding sequence atggccaTTGATTATTCTAAGTGGGATAAGATTGAGTTATCAGACGACTCTGATGTCGAAGTGCATCCTAATGTGGACAAGAAATCGTTCATTAAGTGGAAACAGCAAAGTATTCATGAGCAACGATTCAAAAGAAGCCAagatatcaaaaacttaGAGACACAAGTAGATATGTATTCTCATTTGAATAAGAGGGTGGATAAAATTCTGAGTACCTTatctgaagaagattttgttGACTCATCGGCTATTACCAAGTTCTTGAATGCGAATTTTGATAAGTTGGAGAAAAGTAAAGGTGAAAATGTCGATCCTGATATTTCAACGTACAATGAAATGGTTGAAGatctttttgaacaatTGGCTAAAGACTTGGGCAAAGAGGGCAAGGACTTTAAAAATCCACGTCTTTTAAGGGATGCTATTCTCAAACATAGAACTAAAATTGATTCAGTAACAGTAGAAgccaagaagaagttgaatgAATTATATAAGGAGAAGAACGCTCATATTTCGTCCGACGATATACATACTGGGTTTGATAGTAGTTTCATGaataaacaaaaggaagaggCTAAGAAGTTGGaatcaacttcttctgAGGCTCGTGCGGTTTCTACAGATTCTACGATCATCAATAAATTGGCCAAATCATCAACTCcacaaaattttattgaattcaaagatgACCCAATGACATTGGCCAAGGAAACTGAAGAGTTTGGTAAGATCTCCGTCAATGATTATTCCAAATCtcagaaatttttattgGAGCATTTACCTATCATTTCAGAACAGCAAAAGGATGCTTTAATGATGAAGGCTTTCGAGTATCAATTGcatggtgatgatgaaatgaCTTTACAGGTTATTCATCAATCCGAACTAATGGCATATATCAGAGAGATCTACgacctgaaaaaaattccattCTTGAATCCAATGGAATTATCAAATGTTATCAAGATGTTCTTCGAGAAggtcattttcaataagaATAAGCCAGTGGGTAAAGAGTCTTTTTTGAAGTCGGTTCGAGAAAAGTTTTTACATGTCCAAAAACGTTCGAAAATTTTgcaacaagaagaaatggaTGAAGCTAATGTAGAAGGAGTGGAGACAATACAATTAAAATCACTAGATGATTCTACAGAATTAGAAGTGAACTTGCCAGATTTCAATTCTAGAGATCCAGAAGAGGTGGAAAAAgttaaaattttcagaacTTTAATACCagaaaaaatgcaagaAGCTATAATGACGAAAAACTTGGGTAATATCAATAAGGTATTTGAAGATATACCAATTGAAGAGGcagagaaaattttggaagtGTTCAACGATATTGATATCATTGGAATCAAAGCCATTCtggaaaacgaaaaagatTTCCAAAGTTTGAAAGATCAATACGAGCAGGGGAACGAAGATGCCACTATGGGAAGTTTAACCTTGAGTGATAATGAGAATGGGGGAAAAGAGCATGAAGAGGTCAAA